The DNA region TAAGGGAAGATTTTCACTTTACGGGCAATAAGGCGTTGATTGATACGCTGCTGATGAACATCATTAACAACGCTATAAAGTACAATCGGGAGGGGGGTTCGATCTCAATCACGGACAAAAAAACTGATCAAAATTATGTATTGAGGATTATGGACACGGGGCTGGGCATGAGCAAGGATTTACAGGGGAATGCTTTCGATCGGTTTGAACGTGGAAACACGGGGGAAAGCGGTTTTGGGCTGGGCCTCGCCATTGTTCGGAGCATCGCCAATTTCCATAAAATCGGCATAGAGATCAATTCGGAGGAAAATAAGGGAACAACAATTTCCTTAATTTTTTAAAATGAAATTTAACTGATAAGGTTATGGTTTGCAAATGAGTACCTTTGCCTTCTCATGGTGAAGTCATCCGCGCTACAGAAAACATTTGTTTTTTTATACTTCTTCTTATTTGTTTTGGTTTCGGGCTTGAAGGCCCAAAAGCCGGTACAAATACAGGATTCGGTTCCGCAACATATTTTTACCTTTGAGGAGATTGAAATACTCGAGGATGCTGGCAATAAACTGTCTTTTGATGAAGTAAAGAGCGAAAAGTTTGGCCATCTCTTTAAGGCAAGCCTGTCGAGCACGCCTCAAACCACAGATTTAAACAAAACGTATTGGTTTCGCATCAAGATAAAGCCTAACGAATCGGCTACAAAATCTTTCCTGCTCGAGTTTTTCGATCAAACCATCGATCACATTACCGCTTATATTCCGCAGGCCGGCAATAAATATATCATCGAGCATTTGGGCGATGCAAATGCGTTTAACAACCGTTTGGTACACCATAAAAACTTCGAAATTCCCATTCGGAATGAGGGAAAGGAAGCGCAAACCTATTATTTCAAAATTAGTTCATCGCAAATAGCGGATGTTATTGTGGTGCTGAGAACGACGCAATGGTTTATATCGTACGCCCTCGATGAATATTTCTACTTCGGCATTTTTTACGGAATGATCCTGGTATTTAGTTTCTACAACCTGATTATGTACATTGCCATACGGCAGAAACAATACCTTTTCTACGTGCTGTACAATTTGAGCGTGGGCTTTTTCGAAATGAGCACTGATGGTATTGCCTACCAGTATTTATGGCCAAATGCGCCCGGCTGGAACGAGCTTGCCTATGCTTTTGCGTTATGTGCGACGAGTATTTTTGCCTTACTTTTTACCCGCGAGTTATTGTTGGTTAAAGGGAAGGCGCCTAAGCTGAACAAAGTTATTATAACTGTAATATCTGTACGGCTGGCATTTTTTGCTTATAGCTATTTTTTCGATCAAACGCTGTTCAGTTACAAGTTTATCGAAGCCATTCCGCTGGCTGTTGCGTTTTTTACGGGCATTTATATCTTCAAAAAAGGTTATCAACCGGCAAGGTTCTTCGTTTTGGGTTATAGTTTTCTTTTTGCGGGTTTTACGCTAAAGTTTTTGATTATGCTTGGCATCAGCTGGCTTAATTTTGGGGCGGTAAGCTACTATAGTTTAAGTTTTTGCTTTATCCTGGAAATGATTTTCCTTTCATTTGCCATCGGCGATAAGGTTCGTATTTTAAAATTAAAGAAAGATAAGGCGCAACAGAATATTATTAAACAAATGGCGGTTAATGCGCAGTTAAAAGATACGCTTAACCAGGAGCTTGAAACGAAGGTAGAGGAACGCACGAGAGAGGTTTACCACAAATCGCTCATTATCGAAAGCAAAAATCAGGCGCTGGAACAGGCAAACGCCCTGCTGCAGCAGCAGGCAGAAGAAATTTCGCGAATGAACGTTTTGCTTGAGCACGATAACGAAGAACTTCAAACAAACGTTGAAAGGGTAACGAGAGACCGTGTGATGAGCACTGAGGTAGATTTTGAAGAGTTTAGTAAAATTTATCCGGATAAAGAAAGTTGCTACCAATTTTTGGCGGACCTGAAATGGAAAAACGGTTACCATTGCCGCAAATGCAATAACGACCATTACTTTAACGGGCACATTATGCATAGCCGGCGTTGCAGTAAATGCGGCTACGAAGAATCGGTTACTACTTACACCATTTTCCACAATACGCGCATCCCGATTAATAAGGCTTTTTACATGATTTTCCTTATTTATTCCTCGAAGGGAAAAATATCCTCACATAAACTCTCGGAATTGCTTGGCATTAGGCAAAGCACTTGCTGGACGTTCGGTTCGCGAATTAAAAAAGCAATGGAAGACCGGAAAAAAACGCTCAAAAAAACAGGTAAAAACGGCTGGAGCCAGCTTGTAGTTGAGTAAGCGTTTTAACGTTTGGTTTTGCGTTGGAGTTGTTAGAGATGAGTTTAGCTACAGTAAGGGAGTTTTAACGCTGTCATGCTGAATTTTAATTTATTGCATAAAAACCGATATGAATGATGTGTGAAATTTATCCGTTCGCTATCGGCGCCATGGGTCCCCCTTCGAAGGGGGCAGTGCCAAAGGCATCCCTTTGGGAGGGGATGATTTCAAAAAAATCCTCTCCCTTTGTATGGATTCCTGTGTTTTTCGGTTGTGCAACCCTTCCAAATAAGGTCGGAACAGGTCTCCAAAGAGGGACAATGAGACAGTACTTTGAACCCGAAGTAATAAAACGTCAATGGTAGGAATAATTTATTGAATAAAAACCGATATAAAGTGACGTTGTTTTTTAGAAGAATATCCTAGAGGGTTCGTCATTTCGACCGAAGTGCTCCATAGGAGCTCCTTTGGAGGAGAAATCTTTGCGCAAAGTTAGGTTCAAAGATTTCTCGGCTGTGCTCGAAATGACGATTTTTATGTTGTTTTTGAAGAACGTCAATGGTAGTTTTAATTTATTGAATAAAAACCGATATAAAGTGACGTTGTTTTTTAGAAGAATATCCTAGAGGGTTCGTCATTTCGACCGAAGTGCTCCATAGGAGCTCCTTTGGAGGAGAAATCTTTGCGCAAAGTTAGGTTCAAAGATTTCTCGGCTGTGCTCGAAATGACGATTTTTATGTTGTTTTTGAAGAACGTCAATGGTAGGGGTAATTTATTGAATAAAAACCGATATAAAGTGACGTTGTTTTTTAGAAGAATATCCTAGAGGGTTCGTCATTTCGACCGAAGTGCTCCATAGGAGCTCCTTTGGAGGAGAAATCTTTGCGCAAAGTTAGGTTCAAAGATTTCTCGGCTGTGCTCGAAATGACGATTTTTATGTTGTTTTTGAAGAACGTCAATAGTAGTTTTAATTTCTCAGAGAAAAAGATCATTATCAGTGACGTTTTAAAGCGGTCGTCATCCGATAGCTATCGGTACAGGCTGAGGATGACGACCGTTCATAGTTGGTGTTTCATACGCAATAATCCTAAATGCGGAAGCAATAATTCTAAATGCGGAAGCGATAATTCTAAATACAGGCCCTAATTCTTAGTTGCAGGTGCCAGATTATTAATTGCAGGTGCCAGGTTATTAAATGCAAGTGCCAGGTTATTAAATGGAAGTGCCAGGTTATTAAATGCAGGTGCCAGGTTATTAAATGCAAGTGCCAGGTTATTAAATGCAGGTGCCAGGTTATTAAATGCAAGTGCCAGGTTATTAAATGCAAGTGCCAGGTTATTAAATGCAGGTGCCAGGTTATTAAATGCGAGTGCCAGGTTATTAAATGCAAGTGCTAGGTTATTAAATGCAAGTGCCAGGTTATTAAATGCAAGTGCTAGGTTATTAAATGCAAGTGCTAGGTTATTAAATGCAAGTGCTAGGTTATTAAATGTAAGTGCTAGGTTATTAAATGAAAGTGCCAGGTTATTAAATGGAGGTGCCAGGTTATTAAATGTAAGTGCCAGGTTATTAAATGCAAGTGCTAGGTTATTAAATGCAAGTGCCAGGTTATTAAATGAAAGTGCTAGGTTATTAAATGCAAGTGCTAGGTTATTAAATGCAAGTGCTAGGTTATTAAATGCAAGTGCTCGGTTATTAAATGTAAGTGCTAGGTTATTAAATGAAAGTGCCAGGTTATTAAATGGAGGTGCCAGGTTATTCTTCTTTTCCACGTTATAATTGGCGATTTGACATGAGCGGTTGTTATCCTTTCTGAAACTTGATCGTAATACTAAAGCTTTAAGATTCCCGCCTGCGCGGGAAAGACGACTGCAAGCATTAAACGAGCGCCTTTTCAACCTTCTTAAGTCACCAGTTTGTCTTTTTAAGCTTTGTTTAAATAAAAAAGCTTGGGGTATTTAAGCGTATCAAAATGTACCCGAATGCCAACTATTTGCAGCCTGTTATCTTCTGATAATCAGCGCTAAAACCTACAATTGAACAATGGTATCAAAGCGTATCAATAATTTATCAACATCTTAATTATCAATAACTTACAGTGAAATTTTAATGTAAACAACTTGTTTTTAACATTAAATCAATGGTAACTTTACAGCCACAATTATTAACAGAGCAAAAATTATGAGAAAAAAGTTTACATTGCTTATGGCTTGTATTTTATGCGCAGTCTCAATGGCCTGGGCACAAAATGTTACCATAAAGGGTTTGGTAAAAGACCAACAAGGTTTGCCACTGCCTGGAGTATCTGTGAAAGTGAAGGGAACTAATCAGGGTGCCTCTACGGCCGATAATGGTTCTTATACGATCAGCGCTCCACAAAATGCTGTTTTGGAGTTTTCATTTATCGGCTTCAAAACTGTAGAAGAAACTATAAACGGCAGAACATCAATAAATGTTACGTTATCTGATGATAACCAGCAACTAAACGAGGTTGTGGTTATTGGTTACGGAACTACGGTTAAAAAAGATTTAACTACGGCTGTAGTTTCGTTATCATCGAAAGATATCGAAAACCAGCCGGTTACGAATCCATTGCAGGCTATTCAGGGTAAGGCCGCCGGGGTACAAATCACTTCGCAATCGGGTAAGCCGGGTTCTGGTGTTTCGGTTACTATCCGGGGTAACACCTCTATCAACGCTTCTAACAGTCCGTTGTATGTAATTGACGGGGTAACTTCGCGTGATGCGAGCTTTCTTAACCCAACGGATATTGAAAGTTTAACGATATTGAAAGATGCATCTGCCGCAGCAATTTATGGTTCGAGCGGTGCAAATGGTGTTATTTTAATTACAACGAAAAAAGGATCATCAGACCAAATCAGGGCCACTTTTAATGCGTTTACGGGCTTTTCTAACCTTTGGCAAAAACAAGATGTATTAAACAGAGATCAATATATTGCGCTAATGGGGGAGTTGGGTTACGATACGAATGGATTGGGCAACGAAAACACGGATTGGCAAGACTTAACTTTCGGTACTGGTGTTCAAAATAGCTATCAGGCTTCAATATCTGGCGGAATTAAAGGTGGCCAATACTCTTTATCTACAGGTTACCAGCAAGATAAAGGTGTGGTTGCACCTGCTAAACTAGATAAATATACACTACACTTTAACGGTTCGCAAAACATTACGAAATGGCTGAAACTAACGGGAAATGCGGCGCTTACGCAAAGCAACTCAATTGATGTTAGCGATAATGCAAACGTGGCCCGTGGCGGTACGATTCTTTCTGCACTTACCACACCGCCAACAATTGGTGTTTACGCGGCAAACGGAACTTACGCTTTTAACCCTTATAAGGGCGGTTCGGAAAATCCGGTTGCGAACGCTTTTGCCGCAAAAAACAACAACAGAAACTTCCGTTTTCTTGGTGCGTTTGCAGCAGAAGTTAAGTTTACACCGGATTTCTCTTTCCGATCGAGCATTAGCACGAATAACAACGATAACCGTTATTCGTATTTCCTGGATCCATATTCGACAGATTATGGCAGAACGCAAAAAGGGGTTAGAAACGCGAACTTTAGTACGGACCATGTTTGGTTGAATGAGAACATTTTAAACTACACCAAAAACTGGGGTAAAAATGCATTCACTGCAACTGGTGGTATGACCTTGCAAGAGTCGAAATATTATTACCTGGGTTACAACGAGCAAAACTTTATTGGGGATAACGGGCAACTTTTGAGTAGAGGAACTTCTATCCCGGTTCAATTGCCAACGGCCTCACAATGGAGCAAACGCTCGTATTTGGCTCGTTTAACTTATTCGTACGACAGTAAATATTTGTTTAGCACCAACTTTAGGGCGGATGGTTCATCACGCTTCGGGCCAGAAAACAAATATGGCTACTTCCCTTCGGCTTCAATTGGATGGAGAATCTCAGGCGAAAATTTCCTTAAGGATGTTAAGGCGATTAACGACCTAAAATTAAGGGCAAGTTGGGGTAAAGTAGGTAACGATGAGGGTATTGGAGATTACTCTTACCTTGAATTGTACTCGCCAACAACGCAGGGCTCGTATGTTTTCTCGCAACTGCCAAATCCGGGTTTAAAGTGGGAAGAAACGACACAAACGAACATTGGTTTAGATTTATCGATGTTTAACAGTCGCGTTGTATTCACTGCCGATGCTTACCTGAAAAAAACAAAAGACTTATTGATCAACCAGCCGTTGCCAAATTCAATCGGTTTCGGAAGCATTGCATCAAACGTTGGCGATATGGAAAACAAGGGTTTGGAATTTGTATTAACGACAAAAAACTTTGTTAAGGATAACTTCACCTGGACTACTGACATCAATTTCTCGCTAAACCGCAACAAGGTAACGAGCCTGGGCGATAAAGTTGGCTCGATCAACTTCGGGGGAATTTACGAACGTGATGCAGCAATTAGAGTGGTGCCAGGCCGTCCGTTGGGTAGTTTTTATGGTTACGTTTCAAACGGTGTGGATCCGCAAACCGGAAATATCGTTTACCAGGATTTAAATAACGACGGTACAATTAATGCGGACGACAGAACTTTTATCGGCTCTGCGCAACCAAAGTTTACTTATGGTGTAAACAACACTTTTACACTTGGAAATTTTGGCCTAAACTTCTTATTTCAGGGTGTTCAGGGAAACCAGATGTTTAACGCTTCGCGAATGGAACTGGAGGGCATGAACGATTCGAAAAATCAATCGGCAGTTGTACTCAACCGCTGGACAACGCCGGGACAGATTACCAATGTACCAAGAGCGATTAAAGATAACACAAGCAACACGCTAACATCGAGCCGCTTTGTAGAGGATGGTTCGTACCTGCGCCTTAAAACAACTACACTTTCTTACAATTTCGGCGCTGCTACTTTGGGTAAACTAAAAATGAGCAAGGTAATGATATATGCGTCTGCATACAACTTGTTAACCTTTACGGACTATACTGGTTTCGACCCGGAGGTGAATGTTAATTCGGCTAACGGACCGGCGATG from Pedobacter endophyticus includes:
- a CDS encoding 7TM diverse intracellular signaling domain-containing protein; the protein is MVKSSALQKTFVFLYFFLFVLVSGLKAQKPVQIQDSVPQHIFTFEEIEILEDAGNKLSFDEVKSEKFGHLFKASLSSTPQTTDLNKTYWFRIKIKPNESATKSFLLEFFDQTIDHITAYIPQAGNKYIIEHLGDANAFNNRLVHHKNFEIPIRNEGKEAQTYYFKISSSQIADVIVVLRTTQWFISYALDEYFYFGIFYGMILVFSFYNLIMYIAIRQKQYLFYVLYNLSVGFFEMSTDGIAYQYLWPNAPGWNELAYAFALCATSIFALLFTRELLLVKGKAPKLNKVIITVISVRLAFFAYSYFFDQTLFSYKFIEAIPLAVAFFTGIYIFKKGYQPARFFVLGYSFLFAGFTLKFLIMLGISWLNFGAVSYYSLSFCFILEMIFLSFAIGDKVRILKLKKDKAQQNIIKQMAVNAQLKDTLNQELETKVEERTREVYHKSLIIESKNQALEQANALLQQQAEEISRMNVLLEHDNEELQTNVERVTRDRVMSTEVDFEEFSKIYPDKESCYQFLADLKWKNGYHCRKCNNDHYFNGHIMHSRRCSKCGYEESVTTYTIFHNTRIPINKAFYMIFLIYSSKGKISSHKLSELLGIRQSTCWTFGSRIKKAMEDRKKTLKKTGKNGWSQLVVE
- a CDS encoding leucine-rich repeat domain-containing protein: MEKKNNLAPPFNNLALSFNNLALTFNNRALAFNNLALAFNNLALAFNNLALSFNNLALAFNNLALAFNNLALTFNNLAPPFNNLALSFNNLALTFNNLALAFNNLALAFNNLALAFNNLALAFNNLALAFNNLALAFNNLAPAFNNLALAFNNLALAFNNLAPAFNNLALAFNNLAPAFNNLALPFNNLALAFNNLAPAINNLAPATKN
- a CDS encoding SusC/RagA family TonB-linked outer membrane protein; translated protein: MRKKFTLLMACILCAVSMAWAQNVTIKGLVKDQQGLPLPGVSVKVKGTNQGASTADNGSYTISAPQNAVLEFSFIGFKTVEETINGRTSINVTLSDDNQQLNEVVVIGYGTTVKKDLTTAVVSLSSKDIENQPVTNPLQAIQGKAAGVQITSQSGKPGSGVSVTIRGNTSINASNSPLYVIDGVTSRDASFLNPTDIESLTILKDASAAAIYGSSGANGVILITTKKGSSDQIRATFNAFTGFSNLWQKQDVLNRDQYIALMGELGYDTNGLGNENTDWQDLTFGTGVQNSYQASISGGIKGGQYSLSTGYQQDKGVVAPAKLDKYTLHFNGSQNITKWLKLTGNAALTQSNSIDVSDNANVARGGTILSALTTPPTIGVYAANGTYAFNPYKGGSENPVANAFAAKNNNRNFRFLGAFAAEVKFTPDFSFRSSISTNNNDNRYSYFLDPYSTDYGRTQKGVRNANFSTDHVWLNENILNYTKNWGKNAFTATGGMTLQESKYYYLGYNEQNFIGDNGQLLSRGTSIPVQLPTASQWSKRSYLARLTYSYDSKYLFSTNFRADGSSRFGPENKYGYFPSASIGWRISGENFLKDVKAINDLKLRASWGKVGNDEGIGDYSYLELYSPTTQGSYVFSQLPNPGLKWEETTQTNIGLDLSMFNSRVVFTADAYLKKTKDLLINQPLPNSIGFGSIASNVGDMENKGLEFVLTTKNFVKDNFTWTTDINFSLNRNKVTSLGDKVGSINFGGIYERDAAIRVVPGRPLGSFYGYVSNGVDPQTGNIVYQDLNNDGTINADDRTFIGSAQPKFTYGVNNTFTLGNFGLNFLFQGVQGNQMFNASRMELEGMNDSKNQSAVVLNRWTTPGQITNVPRAIKDNTSNTLTSSRFVEDGSYLRLKTTTLSYNFGAATLGKLKMSKVMIYASAYNLLTFTDYTGFDPEVNVNSANGPAMGIDYGTYPQSRTFLFGVNVGF